A single Triticum dicoccoides isolate Atlit2015 ecotype Zavitan chromosome 2A, WEW_v2.0, whole genome shotgun sequence DNA region contains:
- the LOC119359728 gene encoding mitochondrial import receptor subunit TOM9-2-like, with protein sequence MASSTAVSKRGDAGGVLAAISRSSVAAHGREAAAVAGKLLRSTGKAAWIAGTTFLVLVVPLIIEMDREQQMVDLDLQQQALLGSPPPLAK encoded by the coding sequence ATGGCGTCGTCCACTGCTGTGAGCAAgcgcggcgacgcgggcggcgtcCTGGCTGCGATCTCGCGGTCCTCGGTGGCGGCGCACGGCCGCGAGGCCGCGGCGGTGGCGGGGAAGCTGCTGCGGAGCACGGGGAAGGCGGCGTGGATCGCCGGGACGACCTTCCTGGTGCTGGTCGTGCCGCTCATCATCGAGATGGACCGCGAGCAGCAGATGGTCGACCTCGACCTCCAGCAGCAGGCTCTTCTCggctcgccgccgcccctcgccaaaTAA
- the LOC119355860 gene encoding uncharacterized protein LOC119355860 → MGSMALLRSLACVLILLCSSLGAANGMYRRAGGAEGEEAGGRVAGGARGGVRSAWPGYLYTRAVGRCTPQFWSSGAEQWPNIVPQEAAVSKVFGSRSMDKYGPRLTLLEATMRTDDVGSPFVKLVKHGSAALINAYTRTGFPFDSWEVKALLLEALVSEDAAAAQAERFQQANESCV, encoded by the exons ATGGGTTCCATGGCGCTCCTCCGTTCCCTGGCCTGCGTCCTCATCCTCCTCTGCTCGTCGCTCGGGGCAGCCAATGGGATGTATCGTAGAGCTGGCGGCGCGGAGGGGGAGGAAGCGGGCGGCAGGGTCGCCGGCGGCGCCCGCGGCGGCGTCAGGAGCGCGTGGCCGGGGTACCTCTACACCAGAGCAGTCGGGCGATGCACACCCCA GTTCTGGAGCAGCGGGGCTGAGCAATGGCCCAACATCGTGCCCCAGGAGGCGGCGGTGTCCAAGGTGTTCGGGTCCAGGTCCATGGACAAGTACGGGCCGCGGCTCACCCTGCTGGAGGCCACCATGAGGACCGACGACGTGGGCAGCCCCTTCGTGAAGCTGGTGAAGCACGGCAGCGCGGCGCTCATCAACGCCTACACGCGTACGGGCTTCCCCTTCGACTCCTGGGAGGTGAAGGCGCTGCTGCTGGAGGCGCTCGTCTccgaggacgccgccgccgcccaggccGAGCGGTTCCAGCAGGCCAACGAGTCGTGCGTCTGA